TCGGTGATGGTGAGGTGCTGAGCATCGGTGCACAGACCAACGGTACCTACTACCAGAGCTACAACGTAAGCTACTCTACCAACTGGTTTGGCGGCAAGCGTCCTATCCAGTTTAGTGTGGGTGCCTACTACAGCAAGAGTACTGACGTGTCGAGCAACTACTACAACAGTGCCTACATGAACAACTACATGAGTTACATGTATGGCTACGGTTCTGGTTACTACAATAACTACGAGAATTATTACGACCCGGATAAGTACATCCAGATGGTGGGTGTGAGCCTCGGTTGGGGTAAGCGCCTCCGCTGGCCAGATGATTACTTCACCCTGTCGGTGCAGTTGGCTTACCAGCGCTACATGATGAGAAACTGGAGCTACATGCTGATGACCAACGGTAATGCGAACAACTTGAACTTGACCATCGCATTGAACCGTACATCAACCGACAACCAGCTCTTCCCACGTCGTGGTTCAGAGTTCGAGGCAAGCGTGAACCTCACTCCACCATGGAGTGCGTTCGACAACAAGGACTACAAGAACCTCGCCAACAACGCCAACTCTCCAACCTACTCTGAGGAGCAGCAGGAGAAGTATCGCTGGATTGAGTACCACAAGTGGAAGTTCAAGGCAAAGACCTATACCGCATTGACCAGCGGTCAGAAGTGTCTCGTCTTGATGACCCGCGTAGAGCTCGGTCTGCTCGGTGCTTACAACAAATACAAGAAGAGTCCATTCGAGACCTACTATGTGGGTGGTGACGGTATGAGCGGTTACTCATCTTACTATGGTGAGGAAACCATCGGACTCCGTGGTTACGAGAACGGTTCCGTATCTTATACCCGCAACACCGGTTACTATGCTTATGCCTACGACCGCTTCTCACTGGAGTTGCGTTATCCATTCCTGCTGGGCAATACCACTATCTATGGTTTGACCTTCGTAGAGGCAGGTAATGCGTGGTATGACACCAAGGACTTCAACCCATTCAGCATGAAGCGCAGTGCCGGTGTAGGTGTGCGTATCTTCCTGCCAATGGTAGGTTTGATGGGTATCGACTGGGCTTACGGTTTCGACAAGGTATGGAACGGCAGCCAGTATAAGAAGGGTGGAAGCCAGTTCCACTTCATCTTGGGTCAGGAATTCTAAAAACGGATTTTATGAAGAAAATAGTATTGATGCTGATGATGGCTGTAGCAGCCATCTCAGCACATGCACAGAAATATGCATTGGTAGATATGGAGTACATCCTGAAGAATGTACCCGCCTACGAGCGTGCCAACGAACAGTTGAACCAGGTGAGCCGCAAGTGGCAGGCCGAAGTAGAGGCCATCAACCTGGAGGCAAGCACCCTGTATAAGAACTATCAGAACGAGGTGGTCTTCCTCTCTCAGGAGCAGAAGAAAGCCAAGCAGGATGCCATCATGCAGAAAGAGAAGGAAGCCAGCGACCTGAAGAAGAAATACTTCGGTGCCGAGGGCGACCTCTACAAGATGCGCGAGGCACTGATGGGACCTATTCAGGAGGAGATATACAACGCAGTGAAGGAAATCTCCGACCTGCGCGGTTACTCGCTTGTTATCGACAGAGCCAGCAACAATGGAATCATCTTCGGATCGCCAAAAATAGACATCAGCAACGAAGTATTGCAGAAATTAGGCTATTCTAACAAGTAATAAATGTTATTCAAGCAAATAATTTAGGTTATTTCGAGAAATAATTGTATATTTGCAGCCGAAAAGAAAGGGCGCGGCTCTAAACGGGGCTCTTTACGAACAAAGAATAATAATTAAAAAAGAATAAAACAGAAATGAAAAAGCTTATTTTAATGTTGATGCTTTGTGCACCAATGACAATGATGGCTCAGAAGTTTGGCAAGGTTAACACCCAGCAGATTATGCAGTCTTTGCCTGACGTAGCTAAGGCTAATGGCGAGATGGAAGCTCTCCAGAAGCAGAAGGAGAACGAACTGAAATCTATGCAGGATGAGTTGCAGCGCAAGGCTGACGAGTTCCAGAAGGGTGCAAGCACCATGAACGCTACTGCCAAGCAGCAGAAGGAGACAGAGCTCCAAACTCTGCAGCAGAAGATTCAGCAGGCTTACCAGGATGGTCAGCAGGAGTTGCAGAAGAAGAGCAGCGAGCTGATGCAGCCTATCATCGCCAAGGTGCGTGCTGCTATCGAGGCTGTGGGCAAGGCTGGCAACTATACATACATCATGGAGGATGGCACTGCTATCTATACCGGCGCCAACGTGGTGGATGTAACCAAGGAAGTTCAGTCTAAGATTAAGTAATCCAACGTAAGTATTACGATAATGAAGCTAAGGGCAGGCACAAGTGCCTGCCCTTATTTATCATCTAGCACATCTATTCACAAAAATAATCAAATAAGGTATCACGCATTATGAAAAAGAATCTCTTATTTTTGGCTTTCGCTCTTGTTGCCCTCTCGGCTTCTGCACAGCAGAGCCAGGCAGAGGAAACACAACAACCAGCTGCCGTGGCTGCACAGCCAGCATGGCGTTTTGGCTACTTCAGCTTTGAGCAGGTTTTTCATACCATGCCTGGTTACGCCATAGCCAAGCATAATATGGACGAACTGCGCACAAAGTATGATGAGGAGACCAAGCGCGTGGAGAATGAGTTTAATAGCAAGTACGAGGAGTTTCTCGATGGCCAGCGCTCTTATGCCAAGACAATCCTGGAAAAGCGCCAGGCTGAACTGCGTGAACTGATGGAGAAGAACATCGCCTTCAAGGCTGAGGCTAACCGACTCCTGAAGCAGGCTGAGGACGAGGCTTTCGCTCCACTCAAGGCAAAGGTGAACGAGGAGGCTCAGAAGATGGGTAAGGAGAAGGGATTCGCCTTCATCCTCAATACCGACAACAATGCCGCTCCTTATCTCAATGCCGAGATGGGCGAGGATATTACAGCTGCGCTGGAGGAGAAACTGAAATGATGCTGCCTTCCAATCCCGGACCTATCGGAATCTTTGACTCCGGATATGGCGGCCTCACCATCCTGCATGGTCTGCGCCAGATGTTGCCACAGTATGACTACATGTACCTGGGCGACAACGCCCGTGCGCCTTACGGATCTCGCTCGTTCGAGGTGGTGTATAAGTTTACCCGCCAGGCTGTGCTGAAGCTTTTTTCCATGGGATGCCATCTGGTTATCCTGGGTTGCAATACGGCTTCGGCTAAGGCGCTGCGCTCTATCCAGCAGAGAGACATTCCGGAACTGGATCCTGACCGCCGCGTGCTGGGCATCATCCGTCCTACCGCCGAGGTGATAGGTACGCTGACCAAGAGTCGCCACGTGGGCATCCTTGCCACCGAGGGAACCATCAAGAGCGAGAGCTACAAGATGGAGATAGGAAAGCTGTGGCCTGATATCCAGGTAAGCGGAGTGGCTTGTCCGCTCTGGGCAGCTATCGTTGAGGCAAACGAGGCTGACAGTCCTGGTGCTGATTATTTCGTGAAGAAGCGCATCGACCAGCTGATGCGCATGGATGAGGACATCGATACCATCATCCTGGGTTGCACCCATTATCCACTACTCATGAGCAGCATCGTGAAGAATCTTCCCGATGGCGTGAGAGTGGTACCACAGGGACAGTATGTGGCAAACAGCCTGAAGGATTACCTGAAGCGACATCCTAAGATGGAGCAGATGATAACCCACAATGGCACATGCCAGTATCTGACAACGGAAAGTGAGGAAAAGTTCAAGGAGTCGGCGCTGATATTCCTGCATGAGCAGGTAGACGTGACGCACGTGGACCTTGAATAGTTGATAATTTATAGTTAATAGTTTATAGTTATGCAAGAAACAAGACAAAACCGTATATCAAGACTTCTCCAGAAGGAGTTGAGTCTTATCTTCCAGTCACAGACCCGCATGATGCACGGCGTGATGGTAAGTGTAACCAAGGTAAGAGTGAGTCAAGACCTCAGCATCTGCACCGCTTACCTCAGCGTGTTCCCATCTGAGAAGGGTGAGGAGATTCTGAAGAACATCAATGCCAACGAGAAGACCATCCGCTTCGACTTGGGCAGAAAGGTGAGAAACCAGCTGCGCATCATTCCAGAGCTCCGCTTCTTCCTGGACGACAGTCTGGATTACCTGGAGCACATCGACGAACTCTTGAAGAAGTAAAAGAGAGAACTGAAAGATTGAAGGGAGTTAAGGAGTTATGACAACTGCCTTGACTCCCTATATTATATAAATGAAGTAAGACAAATGAATTTTCCATTCTTTATAGCCCGCAGGTATCTCTTTTCCAAGAAGAGTACGCACGTCATCAACGTCATCAGTTCTGTTTCGGTGATTGGTGTGGCGGTGGCTACGATGGCGCTGGTCATCGTATTGAGCGTGTTCAACGGCTTTCACGACCTGGTGGCATCGCTCTTTACCAGTTTCGACCCGCAGCTCAAGGTGATGCCGGTGGAGGGAAAGACGGTGCCTGCCGACGACCCGATACTGACGAAGATACGCCAGTTGCCACAGGTGGACGTGGCTACGGAAACCGTAGAAGACCAGGCACTGGCTATCTATGCCGACCGACAGACAATGGTGAAGATCAAGGGCGTGGATGATAACTTTGCAGAGTTATCGCATATCAACGATATTCTTTATGGCGATGGAAGTTTCGCGCTCCGTGCTGCCAACCTGCAGTATGGCACGGTGGGCATCCGTCTGGCTCAGACACTTGGCATTGGGGCAAGATGGGATGGCTTCCTGAAGATTTATGCGCCAAAGAAGGAAGGACAGCTCGACATGATGAGTCCGGGCGACGGTTTCGTGGCCGATTCGCTGGTATCGCCGGGTGTGCTCTTCGCCGTGAAGCAGTCGAAATACGACCAGAATTACATCATCACCTCCATCTCCTTTGCCCGCAACCTCTTTGACCAGCAGGGCATGCTCTCTGACCTGGAAATCAGACTGAAGGAGGGCAGCGACCTGCAGGCGGTGAAGGCAGAGATGCAGCAGATAGCAGGCAACAAATACAAGGTGCTTGATAGATTCGAGCAGCAGGAGGATACATTCAAGATTATGCAGATAGAGAAACTGATGGCGTATATCTTCCTGACCTTTATCCTGGTGGTGGCATGTTTCAACATCATCGGTTCGCTCTCGATGCTGATCATCGACAAGAAGAACGATGTGGTGACGCTGAGAAATCTGGGTGCCAACGATAAGCAGATAACGCATGTCTTCCTTTTTGAGGGAAGAATGATAGCCGTGATAGGTGCCGTGATAGGCATCGGACTGGGTTTGCTGCTCTGCTGGTTGCAGCAGCAGTATGGCTTTGTGAGATTGGGCGATTCAGAAGGTTCGTTTATCGTTGATGCCTATCCGGTGAGCGTTCACTATACGGATGTGGCAATCATCTTCGTAACGGTCATCGCCGTGGGCTGGCTTTCAGTCTGGTATCCGGTAAGGGCGTTGAGCAAGCGTTTGCTGAACTAGAAAAAGTATAGGATACAAGAAGATTAGATATTATAGGGAAATAAAAAGTCTATCCGGTGTTGCCGGATAGACGTACGGCAGTGGCGGATGTATGTTCGCCACTGCCGTATTTGTATCCGCCACTGGCGGATAGAACTTTTATGGGGAATTCTTATTTCTTTCTGATGAGTGTCAAACCATCGCGCAGCGGCAGAATCACCACTTCCACGCGAGGGTCTTGGGCTATCATGTCGTTGAAGGCACGGATGCCCTTGGTCTGCTGGTCGCGGTCGTATGCCGGGTCGATGACGTGTCCGTCCCACAGGGTATTATCCGCCAGGATGTATCCTCCCGGGTTCAGGATGCCCATCACCATCTCGTAAGTCTCGATGTAGGTGCGCTTGTCGCCATCCACGAAAGCCAGGTCGAACATCACACCCAGTTTGGGTGCTTCAACGTTGGCATCGCCGATGCGGAAATCAATCTTGTCGGCAACATCCGACCCCTCAATCCAAGGGCGGGTGAAATCCTCCATCTCGTCGTTGATTTCAAATGTATAGAGCTTGCCGCCCTCCTGCAATCCCTGGGCAAGGCAGATGGCGCTGTAGCCACTGAAGGTGCCCACCTCAAGAATATTCTTGGGGCGGACCATCTGCACCAGCATCTTGAGCAGTCGGCCCTGGATGTGCCCGCTCGCCATACGTCCGTGGATGGTATGGATGTTGGTGGCACGATAGAGACGGTAGAGATAATCTCCCTCCGGCTCGATATGCTGGCAGATATATTTGTCGATAAGTTCAGTCTCTGTCATCTTACTCCCTGTTTTCCTTCTGTGCTAAGATTCCGGCGATGGCAAGGTCGTAAGACGCCAGACCAAAGCCGCAGATTACTCCGAGGCAGGCGCAGGAGATGTAAGAATGATGGCGGAACTCCTCACGCTTGTGTACATTCGAGATGTGAACCTCTACGCAAGGACACTTCAGACTGCGGATGCAATCCTGCAGGGCAATGCTGGTATGGGTGTAGGCACCGGCGTTGAGCACCACGCCATCGTAGGAGAAGCCCACTTCCTGCAACTTGTTGATGAGCTCGCCCTCGATGTTACTCTGGTAATACTCAATCTCCACATCAGGATACTTAGCCTTCAGCTTGGGCAGGTAGCTCTCGAAGGAGTTGCTGCCGTAAATGCCTGGTTCGCGGACGCCCAGGAGGTTCAAATTAGGACCATTAATAATCTGTATCTTCATAATCACATGATTTTTTAAGTCTGTATCGTTTATTTTTTGTATCTTTGCAGATGCAATAGGCTGGCTGATATCAGCTAACCTGAATGCAAAGGTAATAATAAAATTGGAAACAGACAAGAAAATAGATAAGAAAATGGCTAATGACATCATCAAGAACTATATGAGATACCTCAAGCTGGAGCGAAACTATTCGCCCAACACGCTGGAGGCGTACCGGCACGACCTGGATTATCTGATGGAATATGCCAGGAACAACGATAAGGGGGTGCTGGAAATGAAACTGGAAGACCTGGAGAACTTTTCGGCGAGTCTGCACGACAAGGGCATCTCGGCAACTTCGCATGCCCGTGTATTGTGCGGCGTGCGTTCCTTCTACCGTTACCTGGTGATTGATGATTATCTGAAGGATGACCCTACGGAGCTCTTGCCATCGCCACAGATAGGAGAACATCTGCCGGAATATCTCTCGGTGGAGGAGGTGGATATGCTGGAGTCTGCCATCGACCTCTCGAAATGGGAGGGACAGCGCAACAAGGCTATCATCGAAACCCTCTTCTCCTGCGGATTGCGCGTGTCGGAACTGGTGACCCTGAAAATCAGTCAGGTTTATGAGGAGGAGAAGTTTATCCGAGTGATGGGAAAGGGCAAGAAGGAGAGGCTGGTTCCCATCTCGGAAAAGGCGCTGAAGGAAATCAACCTGTGGTATATCGACCGCAACCTGATGAAGATTAAACCCGGCGAGGAAGACTATGTCTTCTTGAACCGCCGAGGTGCCCATCTCACCCGCCACATGATTCTCATCATGATCAAGAATGCGGCTCAGGATGCAGGCATCAAGAAGACCATCTCGCCCCATACCCTGCGCCACAGTTTCGCCACCGCCCTGCTCAAGGGAGGAGCCGACCTGAGGGTGATTCAGGCACTGCTGGGGCATGAGGATATCGGCACCACGGAAATCTATACCCACATAGAAACTTCCGACCTCAGGGAGGCCATCCTCTACCATCATCCACGCAATATCAAGTATCGGGAAAAGCATTCGGGGGATAATCTGCCGTAAATGGTAGAATATCCGGGGAATTACGCTCTATTTTTCAGTGGAAAATGGCAGAATCTGAAAAAAAATGCGTAACTTTGCAGCCGCAAAATAAAGAACAGGAAATATTAATAGAAAATTAAAGGAAAATATGGCATATTTGTTTTCATCAGAATCAGTTTCTGAAGGACATCCAGATAAGGTGGCTGACCAGATTTCAGACGCCTTGCTTGACCAGTTCCTGGCTTACGATGACCACGCTCACTGCGCCATCGAGAGCTTCTGTACTACGGGTCAGGTAGTAATCATGGGCGAGGTTCGCTCTAACGTTTATGTGGATTTGCAGACCATCGCCCGCAAGACCATCAAGAAGATTGGCTATACCAAGAGCGAATATCAGTTTGACGGCGACTCTTGTGGTGTGCTCACCGCTATCCACGAGCAGAGCGACGACATCAATCGCGGTGTGAGCCGCGAGGAAGATGAGAACCAGGGCGCAGGCGACCAGGGTATGATGTTCGGTTACGCAACCAACGAAACCGCCAACTTCATGCCTGTATCACTCGACTTGGCTCAGCTCATCATGCGTGTACTTGCCGATATCCGCAAGGAGGGCAAGGTGATGACTTATCTCCGTCCAGACTCTAAGAGTCAGGTAACCATCGAGTATTCAGACGACAATGTCCCACAGCGCATCGATACCATCGTGGTTTCTACCCAGCACGATGACTTCATCAAGAAGGCTAACGGCGAGGATGACGACGAGGCTATGCTGGCTAAGATTCGCGAGGATGTGCTCAACATCCTGATTCCTCGTGTGAAGACTCACCTGAGCGACAAGGTGCTGGCTCTCTTCAACGACGACATCAAGTACTTCGTGAACCCAACAGGCAAGTTCGTGATTGGTGGTCCTCACGGAGATACCGGTTTGACAGGTCGTAAGATTATCGTAGATACCTATGGTGGCAAGGGTGCCCATGGTGGTGGTGCCTTCTCGGGTAAGGACTCAAGTAAGGTGGACCGTTCTGCAGCCTACGCAGCCCGCTATATCGCTAAGAACATGGTGGCAGCCGGTGTAGCCGACGAGATGCTGGTACAGGTAAGTTACGCTATCGGCGTGGCAGAGCCAGTAAGCATCTATGTAAACACCTATGGCAGAAGTCATGTGAACATGACCGACAGTGAAATCGCCAAGAAAATTGCCGAGATGTTCGATCTCCGTCCAAAGGCCATCGAGCGCCAGCTGAAGTTGCGCCAGCCAATGTTCTTCGAGACAGCTGCATACGGTCACATGGGTCGTAAGAACGAGGTAGTGGAGAAGACCTTCACCAGCCGTTACCACGATGCAAAGACCATGAAGGTGGAACTCTTCACCTGGGAAAAGCTCGACAAGGTGGATGAGATCAAGAAGTTTTTCGGACTTTAAGGAACGAACAAAATAAGAGAGACCGGATTGAAGGATTCGGGTATTAAAGAATGGTGCAGCAAGCAGATTCGATACATACAGAAGTAGATGCTGAGGCTGGGTCGCAGCAGCAGAACTACAAGCAAAACCATAGCAGCCAACTCACGCCTAAGCAGGTGCTGAGTTGGCTGCCTAAGAATGCGACCCCTGCCCAACAGGATTCGATGATCAGGGCGCATATCAAGCCCAGTGAGATTCACTGGAGCGAGATGCCTGACACCTTGCACCTGCCTGGACATGAGGCGGGCAAGAGCTTCAGAGACGTGAGTTTGCCACAATACTACCGTGAGTCGTTCTTCTCGAAAGATTCGCTCTTCCATCCTGAGCTGAAGGGTGGACGACTGGGAGTGGCGGGCGACCCTGTGCCTTATACGGTGGCAGGTGATAACTTCATCACCTCGCTGCTGCTGCTGTGCTTTGTGCTGGCATGCATTGCATTCTCCAAGTCGAAGCACTTCATCATCCGCCAGGCAAAGGCTTTCTTCCGCACGCAGCGCGAGGGAACCACCGTTATCACGGAAACCAGTTCGGAGGTGCGCTTCCAGCTGTTCTTCGTGGTGCAGACCTGTCTTCTGGTGGCCATCGGATACTTCATCTACTCGAAGGTATCCATCGGAGATACATTCATCATCGAGCAGAATCTGGTAATCAGCATCTATGCCGGTTGCGTGATGGGCTACTTCCTGCTGAAGGCATTTCTCTATTCCTTGGCGGGTTGGGTGTTCTTTGATAAGAAAAAAAATGAACAGTGGCTGAAGGCGTACCTCTTCCTGTTATCGTGCGAGGGTGTGCTGTTGTTCCCGGCAGTTATGCTGCTGTCTTACTTCGACTTATCGCTCCAAGTGGCGGTGATATACACCATAATAGTGCTAGTATTGGTTAAAATATTGTCATTTTATAAGAGTTACCTCATCTTTTTTAAGAGAAATGGCATTTTTTTGCAAATATTTTTGTACTTTTGTGCTCTCGAAGTAGTACCATTGTTTGCCCTTTGGGGTGGACTCGTATTAATCAGTCATTATTTGAAAATAAACTTTTAAGACAAGATGATTAAAAAAATTTTAGTTTCTCAGCCAAAACCAGCCAGTGAGAAATCTCCTTACTTCGATATCGAGAAGGAGTATGGCGTAGAATGTGTGTTCCGTCCATTCTTCAAAGTTGAGGGACTTACAGCGAAAGAATTCCGTCAGCAGAAGATTAATCTGCTCGACTACACTGCAGTCGTTTTTACATCTCGCCATGCAGTGGACAATTACTTCAAGTTGGCAAAGGAAATGCGTATCACCATTCCTGAAGACATGAAGTATTTCTGTGTAATTGAGACTATTGCACTCTATATTCAAAAATACGTGCAGTATCGCAAGCGAAAGGTATTCTTCGGAGATACTGGCAAGATAGACGGATTGATGGCTCAGATGACTCGCCATAAGAACGAGAAATATCTGGTTCCATTGAGCAGCGTACATAATGACGACGTTCAGAATCTGCTCGACGAGAAGAAGTTGAACCACACTGAGTGCGTGATGTATCGCACCGTGAGCAACGACTTCACCGAGGAAGAAATCAAGAACTTCGATTATGACATGATGATTTTCTTCAGTCCTACTGGTGTCAAGGCTTTGAAGAAGAACTTCCCTACCTTCAAGCAGGGTGAAATCGCACTGGGTGCTTTCGGTCCTGCCACGGTGAAAACCGTAGAGGAGGAAGGTCTTCGCATCGACCTGGAGGCTCCAACCAAGGAGTTCCCATCCATGACCGGAGCGCTGAAGGATTATCTGAAGCGAAATAACAAGAAATAAGCAAGGCAGCTTGAAAAAGCGGCTAAGCGAACAAATAAGTAACGAAGCAAAGCTATATGTTGACAGAAAATGATAACACTTTCGGAAAGAGAGAGCATCTGTGCCGGAAAACGCTCATAGACCAGCTCTTTTCCGGGAAATCCCGTGCCCTGACGGCATGGCCCTTGAAGATGGTGTATCTGCTTGTTGACAAGAAGGAACAGGAGAGTGCACCCGTGGAGCTGATGGCGAGCGTTTCGAAAAGGTTCTTCAAGAGAGCCGTGAAGCGCAACAGGGTGAAGCGACAGATACGAGAGGCTTACCGCACCCGGAAGCATGGGCTGCTGGATCGTATGGCACAGATGCCCGACAAGCAACTGCTGCTCGCCGTAATCTGGCAAGACGGCAAACTGCACGACTCTGATGAGATTGATGCCAAGATGCAGAAAAACCTGCAACGATTAGTGGAACGACTGTCTGACGATAGTGGAACAACTCTTTAGTGGAACGGCTATGAGTAATCTCAGCATCTTATGGAAATGGGTAAAGAAAGTGCTCGCCTGGGTACTCTTGCTGCCCATCCGCTTCTATCAGGTATGCATCACTCCCTATACACCGCCTTCGTGTCGCTTTCAGCCTACTTGTTCTGAATATGCCAGACAGGCTATCCTTAAGCATGGACCCTTCAAGGGACTGGCTTTGGCCGTGTGGCGCATCTTGAGGTGCAATCCTTGGGGTGGTTCGGGCTATGATCCCGTGCCGTAAGTTTCCGACTGTATCGTTGGGCCCCATATACATATTATATAATATATAAAGAAATCACATTCGATGGCAAAAAATTTTGTTGAAGAATTGAAATGGCGTGGTATGCTGGCGCAGATAATGCCAGGTACTGAGGAATATCTCAACACCCACATGGTGTCAGCCTATCTCGGAACCGACCCTACTGCAGACTCTCTGCACATCGGTCACCTTTGCGGTATCATGATGTTGCGCCACTTGCAGCGTTGTGGTCATAAGCCTTATCTCCTCGTCGGCGGTGCCACAGGTATGATCGGCGACCCTTCTGGTAAGAGCCAGGAGCGTAATCTTCTCGATTCAGAGACTCTCTATCATAACCAGGAAGCTATCAAGAAGCAGGTGTCTAAGTTCCTCGACTTCGATGGCAATGAGCCTAACAAGGCGGAGTTGGTGAACAACTACGACTGGATGAAGGACTTCACCTTCCTCGATTTCGCTCGTGTGGTAGGTAAGCACATCACGGTTAACTATATGATGGCGAAGGATAGCGTGCAGAAGCGCTTGAACGGTGAGGCTCGCGACGGATTGTCTTTCACAGAGTTCACTTATCAGTTGCTCCAGGGCTACGACTTCCTCTATCAGTATGAGAAGTATGGCGTGCGCCTCCAGTTGGGTGGTAACGACCAGTGGGGTAACATGACTACCGGTACTGAGTTGATTCACCGCACATTGGGTAACGACGCAGAGTGCTTCTGCCTCACTTGCCCATTGATTACCAAGGCAGACGGCAAGAAGTTCGGTAAGACAGAGAGCGGTAACATCTGGTTGGATCGCAACCGCACCACACCTTACGCTTTCTACCAGTTCTGGTTGAACGTAAGCGATGACGATGCAGAGAAGTACATCAAGATCTTCACCGACCTTGACAAGGAGACTATCGATGCCCTCGTAGAGGAGCACAAGCAGGATCCAGGTCGCCGTGTACTTCAGAAGCGTCTGGCTGAGGAGGTTACCGTGATGGTTCACTCTCAGGAGGATTTGGATATGGCTATCGCAGCCAGCAACATCCTCTTCGGTAAGGCTACCAAGGAGAATCTGGCTCAGCTCGATGAGGCTACCTTGAACGATGTATTCGCCAATGTTCCTCACTACGACCTCGACAAGAACCTGCTCGGTGGAACTGCTGTGGATCTCTTCAATCAGGAGGGTATGCAGATTTTCCCAAGCAAGAGCGAGATGCGCAAGCTCGTTAAGGGTGGTGGCGTTTCACTCAACAAGGAGAAACTCGCTGCTTTCGACCAGGTAATCACTGCTGATGACCTGATTGACGGCAAGTATCTTTTGGTTCAGAAAGGTAAAAAGAACTACTTCTTGATTACCGTTAAGTAATCGTTAAAAGTATTGAAAATATTTGGTAGTGGAGAAAAAATCCACTACCTTTGCAACTGATTTGATTGTCCTATGGTGTAATGGTAGCACTACAGTTTTTGGTTCTGTCAGTGGTGGTTCGAATCCGCCTGGGACAACAGGTCATAAATAACCCTTCAAGTCTTTGCGGATTTGGAGGGTTATTTTGTTATATAAGAGTTTAGTTTAGGTAGAGAAAGTTTATGCAAGAGATAGACTTGATATTTCAGCAGTATTATCGTCCGCTATGTCTTTATGCCACTCATTATCTGCATGATATCGATGAGGCTGAAGATGTGGTGCAGGATTGTTTTGTGAAATTGATAAGCAGGAGCATCATGCCGGAAAACATCAAGGCTTTCTTATATACCTCTGTGCGCAATGCCTGCATCGACCGGATGCGCCGCCAGTCTCCGATAGATACGGAGATTTCTCCTTCTGACTTGAGCGGCACAATTTCTGATGACCAGGTACAGGAAAGTTCTTTCCGGGAGGCAGAACTGTGGACGGCTATCGAGTTATTACCCGAACGATGCAGGGAAATCTTCCTGATGAGCAAGCGTGACGGTATGACTTATCGGGAGATTGCCGAAGAACTCAACCTGTCGGAAAAGACCGTAGAACATCAGATTTCCAAGGCTTTAAAGACCTTACGAGGCAAGAAAGATGATTTTCTTGCAGATTTTTTCTATATTTTACCTTTCATC
The Segatella copri DNA segment above includes these coding regions:
- the xerA gene encoding site-specific tyrosine recombinase/integron integrase, producing MANDIIKNYMRYLKLERNYSPNTLEAYRHDLDYLMEYARNNDKGVLEMKLEDLENFSASLHDKGISATSHARVLCGVRSFYRYLVIDDYLKDDPTELLPSPQIGEHLPEYLSVEEVDMLESAIDLSKWEGQRNKAIIETLFSCGLRVSELVTLKISQVYEEEKFIRVMGKGKKERLVPISEKALKEINLWYIDRNLMKIKPGEEDYVFLNRRGAHLTRHMILIMIKNAAQDAGIKKTISPHTLRHSFATALLKGGADLRVIQALLGHEDIGTTEIYTHIETSDLREAILYHHPRNIKYREKHSGDNLP
- the metK gene encoding methionine adenosyltransferase, producing the protein MAYLFSSESVSEGHPDKVADQISDALLDQFLAYDDHAHCAIESFCTTGQVVIMGEVRSNVYVDLQTIARKTIKKIGYTKSEYQFDGDSCGVLTAIHEQSDDINRGVSREEDENQGAGDQGMMFGYATNETANFMPVSLDLAQLIMRVLADIRKEGKVMTYLRPDSKSQVTIEYSDDNVPQRIDTIVVSTQHDDFIKKANGEDDDEAMLAKIREDVLNILIPRVKTHLSDKVLALFNDDIKYFVNPTGKFVIGGPHGDTGLTGRKIIVDTYGGKGAHGGGAFSGKDSSKVDRSAAYAARYIAKNMVAAGVADEMLVQVSYAIGVAEPVSIYVNTYGRSHVNMTDSEIAKKIAEMFDLRPKAIERQLKLRQPMFFETAAYGHMGRKNEVVEKTFTSRYHDAKTMKVELFTWEKLDKVDEIKKFFGL
- a CDS encoding DUF4271 domain-containing protein, whose amino-acid sequence is MVQQADSIHTEVDAEAGSQQQNYKQNHSSQLTPKQVLSWLPKNATPAQQDSMIRAHIKPSEIHWSEMPDTLHLPGHEAGKSFRDVSLPQYYRESFFSKDSLFHPELKGGRLGVAGDPVPYTVAGDNFITSLLLLCFVLACIAFSKSKHFIIRQAKAFFRTQREGTTVITETSSEVRFQLFFVVQTCLLVAIGYFIYSKVSIGDTFIIEQNLVISIYAGCVMGYFLLKAFLYSLAGWVFFDKKKNEQWLKAYLFLLSCEGVLLFPAVMLLSYFDLSLQVAVIYTIIVLVLVKILSFYKSYLIFFKRNGIFLQIFLYFCALEVVPLFALWGGLVLISHYLKINF
- a CDS encoding uroporphyrinogen-III synthase encodes the protein MIKKILVSQPKPASEKSPYFDIEKEYGVECVFRPFFKVEGLTAKEFRQQKINLLDYTAVVFTSRHAVDNYFKLAKEMRITIPEDMKYFCVIETIALYIQKYVQYRKRKVFFGDTGKIDGLMAQMTRHKNEKYLVPLSSVHNDDVQNLLDEKKLNHTECVMYRTVSNDFTEEEIKNFDYDMMIFFSPTGVKALKKNFPTFKQGEIALGAFGPATVKTVEEEGLRIDLEAPTKEFPSMTGALKDYLKRNNKK
- the rnpA gene encoding ribonuclease P protein component — its product is MLTENDNTFGKREHLCRKTLIDQLFSGKSRALTAWPLKMVYLLVDKKEQESAPVELMASVSKRFFKRAVKRNRVKRQIREAYRTRKHGLLDRMAQMPDKQLLLAVIWQDGKLHDSDEIDAKMQKNLQRLVERLSDDSGTTL
- the yidD gene encoding membrane protein insertion efficiency factor YidD, which translates into the protein MSNLSILWKWVKKVLAWVLLLPIRFYQVCITPYTPPSCRFQPTCSEYARQAILKHGPFKGLALAVWRILRCNPWGGSGYDPVP